From the Desulfovibrio sp. JY genome, one window contains:
- a CDS encoding aminotransferase class V-fold PLP-dependent enzyme, whose translation MPDAPFPGLKLFITGPTYIRPEVRAAAAWPEFGHRDAENAKRFRPIFEDLAAIADLPQDYKTILFLGSGSTAMEAAIRSLVATDETVLHVSVGAFGDMWHKISLENGKKAALLAFEPGRAADVATLEAAMDQHKPAVVAITHNETSTGVCNDVVPLCRAIKARGALALVDGVSIFGGAPTGIRESGCAMYCTATQKSLGLHAGFGIGFVSPEAVDKARHVTARGHASDILSHLGRAAKYQTQSTPNGALGNQMFVQLEYIVKEEGIAARFTRHEAMRDMAQAFVAAQPGLTAFAQEGYRSPTVTTAAAPEGMTFAGLRDVKEAMRAKGYLFDPGYAKLNEDLEAAGKRPIFRIGHMGDISPDMLRGFLDTLGAVLAAR comes from the coding sequence ATGCCAGACGCGCCTTTTCCGGGACTCAAGCTTTTCATCACCGGTCCGACCTATATCCGGCCCGAGGTGCGTGCGGCCGCCGCCTGGCCGGAATTCGGCCATCGCGATGCGGAAAACGCCAAACGCTTCCGCCCCATTTTCGAGGACCTCGCGGCCATCGCCGACCTGCCGCAAGACTACAAGACCATCCTCTTCCTCGGCTCCGGCTCCACGGCCATGGAAGCGGCCATCCGCTCCCTTGTCGCCACGGACGAGACCGTGCTCCACGTGTCGGTCGGCGCCTTCGGCGACATGTGGCACAAGATTTCGTTGGAAAACGGCAAGAAAGCCGCCCTGCTCGCCTTCGAGCCCGGACGCGCCGCCGACGTCGCCACCCTTGAGGCGGCCATGGACCAGCATAAGCCGGCCGTGGTGGCCATCACCCACAACGAGACCTCCACCGGCGTGTGCAACGACGTGGTGCCCCTTTGCCGGGCAATCAAGGCCCGCGGCGCGCTGGCCCTTGTCGATGGCGTGAGCATCTTCGGCGGCGCGCCTACCGGCATCCGGGAATCCGGCTGCGCCATGTACTGCACCGCCACCCAGAAGTCGCTCGGGCTGCATGCCGGCTTCGGCATCGGCTTCGTGAGCCCCGAAGCCGTGGACAAGGCCAGGCACGTCACGGCCCGGGGACACGCCTCGGACATCCTCTCCCACCTCGGCCGGGCCGCGAAATACCAGACCCAGTCCACGCCCAACGGCGCGCTCGGCAACCAGATGTTCGTCCAGCTCGAATATATCGTGAAGGAAGAAGGCATCGCCGCCCGCTTCACCCGCCACGAGGCCATGCGGGACATGGCCCAGGCCTTCGTCGCCGCCCAGCCCGGCCTGACCGCGTTCGCCCAGGAGGGCTACCGCTCCCCGACCGTGACCACGGCCGCCGCGCCCGAAGGCATGACCTTCGCCGGGCTGAGGGACGTCAAGGAAGCCATGCGGGCCAAGGGCTACCTGTTCGACCCCGGCTACGCCAAGCTCAACGAGGACCTGGAAGCGGCCGGCAAACGCCCCATCTTCCGCATCGGACACATGGGCGACATCAGCCCGGACATGCTGCGGGGATTCCTGGACACCCTCGGCGCGGTGCTGGCCGCGCGCTAA
- a CDS encoding cation diffusion facilitator family transporter, whose translation MHQPIPRKSGPEIRAARLSLGVAVILLCVKMAAWWLTGSAAIMSDALESIINVVAAAFAVVSVSVAATPPDEGHPYGHGNIEYYAAWLEGMLILLASVGIFYESWDKIFHPAPVPHLGGGIALLAGAGAVNLWLGLMLLREGRRAGSLTLVADGKHVLTDVYTSVGVLVGLGLVWATGWLWLDGAVACLVGANIAWAGVDLVRRSVSGFMIESDPVLLEGICTLLRDNRHPAWIDIHRLRAIKTGRRVHVDMHLILPREMPLYEAHIQVDAMEALLHSYLGPDADIMIHADPCNDGRCPVCDADPCDLRTAPASATPVWTPQTTGDPDAKKR comes from the coding sequence ATGCACCAACCCATCCCCCGCAAATCCGGTCCGGAGATTCGGGCGGCCCGCTTGTCCCTGGGGGTTGCTGTCATATTGTTGTGCGTCAAGATGGCGGCCTGGTGGTTGACCGGCTCGGCCGCGATCATGTCCGACGCGTTGGAGTCCATCATCAACGTCGTGGCTGCCGCGTTCGCGGTGGTCAGCGTGTCCGTGGCCGCCACGCCGCCGGACGAGGGCCATCCGTACGGGCACGGCAACATCGAGTATTACGCGGCCTGGCTTGAGGGTATGCTGATTTTGCTGGCTTCGGTCGGCATTTTTTACGAATCCTGGGACAAGATTTTCCATCCCGCGCCCGTGCCGCATCTGGGCGGCGGCATCGCGCTTTTGGCCGGGGCCGGGGCGGTCAATTTGTGGCTGGGCCTTATGCTGCTGCGTGAGGGACGGCGGGCGGGATCGCTGACGCTTGTGGCCGACGGCAAGCATGTGCTGACCGACGTGTACACGTCGGTCGGAGTGCTGGTGGGGTTGGGGCTCGTGTGGGCCACGGGCTGGCTGTGGCTGGACGGCGCGGTGGCCTGTCTGGTCGGGGCCAACATCGCCTGGGCCGGAGTGGACCTGGTGCGCCGGTCGGTTTCGGGGTTCATGATCGAATCCGATCCGGTGTTGCTCGAGGGCATTTGCACGTTGCTGCGGGATAACCGCCATCCGGCCTGGATCGACATCCATCGGCTGCGGGCCATCAAGACCGGTCGGCGGGTCCATGTGGACATGCACCTGATCTTGCCCCGCGAGATGCCGCTTTACGAGGCCCATATCCAGGTCGACGCCATGGAGGCGCTGCTCCATTCCTATCTGGGGCCGGACGCCGACATCATGATCCACGCCGATCCGTGCAACGACGGCCGCTGTCCGGTATGCGACGCCGATCCGTGCGATCTGCGCACCGCGCCGGCCAGCGCCACGCCGGTCTGGACGCCGCAAACCACGGGCGACCCCGACGCAAAGAAGCGCTGA
- the serB gene encoding phosphoserine phosphatase SerB has translation MHEPEIILIRVSGEDKPGLTAAVAAELARHGADVLDIGQSVIHDTLSLGILVKSPSGGESTPFLKDLLFCGHKLGVNLTFTPVDADSYESWVDAQGKDRRIVTLLSRHLTAAHIAAVTGVIAENGLNIDVITRLSGRASLDSAHCPRTACVEFSVRGTPADLTALKSEFLSISAEMGVDIAIQEDNAFRRNRRLVAFDMDSTLIAAEVIDELAKAAGVGEKVAAITESAMRGEIDFKESLRRRLRLLKGLSADTLETVANRIPLNDGAQRLIANLKRFGYKIAIISGGFTYFGQRLQEKLGIDYVFANELEITDGVLTGEVVGDIVDAAKKADVLRMIAEREGLSLQQVIAVGDGANDLPMLGIAGLGIAYHAKPVVKKGAGQAISTLGLDSILYLVGVRDRDTLS, from the coding sequence ATGCACGAGCCCGAAATCATCCTCATCCGCGTTTCCGGCGAGGACAAGCCCGGCCTGACCGCCGCCGTCGCCGCCGAACTGGCCCGGCACGGGGCGGACGTCCTCGATATCGGCCAGTCCGTCATCCACGATACCCTGTCGCTTGGCATCCTGGTCAAGTCGCCGTCCGGGGGGGAATCCACGCCGTTTCTCAAGGACCTGCTTTTTTGCGGCCACAAGCTCGGCGTCAACCTCACCTTCACCCCGGTCGACGCCGACAGCTACGAGTCCTGGGTCGACGCCCAGGGCAAGGACCGGCGCATCGTGACCTTGTTGTCCCGGCATCTGACCGCCGCCCACATTGCCGCCGTCACCGGCGTCATCGCCGAAAACGGGCTCAATATCGACGTGATCACGCGCCTTTCCGGCCGGGCCTCTCTCGACTCGGCTCATTGCCCGCGTACGGCCTGCGTGGAATTCTCCGTGCGCGGCACTCCGGCCGACCTGACGGCGCTCAAAAGCGAATTTCTCAGTATATCCGCTGAAATGGGCGTGGATATCGCCATCCAGGAAGACAATGCCTTCCGCCGCAACCGCCGACTTGTGGCCTTCGACATGGACTCGACGCTCATTGCCGCCGAGGTCATCGACGAATTGGCCAAGGCGGCCGGTGTGGGCGAGAAGGTCGCCGCCATTACCGAATCGGCCATGCGCGGCGAGATCGACTTCAAGGAGAGCCTGCGCCGCCGGCTGCGGTTGCTCAAGGGACTTTCGGCCGACACCCTGGAAACCGTGGCCAACCGCATTCCGCTCAACGACGGCGCCCAGCGACTCATCGCCAACCTCAAGCGGTTCGGCTACAAGATCGCGATTATTTCCGGCGGATTCACCTATTTCGGACAGCGTCTCCAGGAGAAGCTCGGCATCGACTACGTGTTCGCCAACGAGCTGGAGATCACGGACGGGGTGCTTACCGGCGAGGTGGTGGGCGACATCGTGGACGCGGCCAAAAAGGCCGATGTGCTGCGCATGATCGCCGAGCGCGAGGGCCTTTCCCTGCAACAGGTCATTGCCGTGGGCGACGGGGCCAACGATCTGCCCATGCTGGGCATTGCCGGGCTCGGCATCGCCTACCATGCCAAGCCGGTGGTGAAAAAAGGCGCCGGGCAGGCCATTTCCACCTTGGGCCTGGACAGCATCTTGTATCTGGTCGGCGTTCGCGACCGCGACACGTTATCGTAA
- the phoU gene encoding phosphate signaling complex protein PhoU: protein METPLDNAIHKLKVDVLQMMHLAQDAVRKAVASLLEHNAAKAREVIDADREINDFECRVDSESLKILALHHPVAKDLRFIVGSMRMLVNIERLGDEAVNIAERVLVLTSEPRQPLHANVRQLADLAQDLLRASIACYMDLDAEAALGVIEQNAAALDLNVRIFREVTSEMIREARPVERAVQESFVAHSLKRICDQCANIAESTIFIRKAIDYKHKCGPQG from the coding sequence TTGGAAACCCCGCTCGACAACGCCATCCACAAACTCAAGGTGGATGTGCTGCAAATGATGCATCTGGCCCAGGATGCCGTGCGCAAAGCCGTGGCCAGCTTGCTGGAGCATAATGCCGCCAAGGCCCGGGAAGTCATCGACGCGGACCGCGAGATCAACGATTTCGAATGCCGCGTCGATTCGGAAAGCCTCAAGATCCTCGCGCTGCACCATCCGGTGGCCAAGGACCTGCGTTTCATCGTGGGTTCCATGCGGATGCTGGTCAATATCGAACGCCTGGGCGACGAGGCGGTCAACATCGCCGAGCGGGTGTTGGTCCTGACCAGCGAGCCGCGACAGCCTCTGCATGCCAACGTCCGGCAACTGGCCGATCTGGCCCAGGACCTCTTGCGCGCCTCCATTGCCTGCTACATGGACCTTGACGCCGAGGCCGCGCTTGGCGTCATCGAGCAAAACGCCGCCGCGTTGGACCTCAACGTGCGGATCTTCCGGGAAGTGACCAGCGAAATGATCCGCGAGGCCCGGCCCGTGGAGCGCGCCGTGCAGGAATCCTTCGTCGCCCACAGCCTCAAGCGCATCTGCGACCAGTGCGCCAATATCGCGGAGTCGACGATCTTTATCCGCAAGGCCATCGACTACAAGCACAAGTGCGGTCCCCAGGGCTGA
- a CDS encoding LytTR family DNA-binding domain-containing protein: protein MVLRALIVDDEKPARDELAYLLAAHPDIQITQADCADAALAAIEGDKPDIVLLDIRMPGQDGFEVLRQARDFAHVPLFIFVTAFDEYAIKAFEQNAVDYLLKPVAPERLAESLDRARRRLAAGRGRMADALTSLLEGLGRGARAARVAVERHGRIALLPPAEVLCLEADDKGITALTVQGRYPCHGLPTLTRAEERLAGLPFFRANRAVMVNLERIAELSPWVGGKYLIVLDDADRTEVTVSRNRVREFKERLGL from the coding sequence ATGGTTTTGCGCGCCCTGATTGTCGACGATGAAAAGCCGGCCCGCGACGAGCTGGCCTATCTGCTTGCCGCCCATCCGGACATCCAGATCACCCAGGCTGATTGCGCTGACGCCGCCCTGGCCGCCATCGAGGGCGACAAACCCGACATCGTGCTGCTCGATATCCGCATGCCCGGCCAGGACGGATTCGAGGTGTTGCGCCAGGCCAGGGACTTCGCCCATGTGCCGCTTTTCATCTTCGTGACCGCCTTCGACGAATACGCCATCAAGGCCTTCGAGCAAAACGCCGTGGATTACCTGCTCAAGCCCGTGGCTCCCGAGCGCCTGGCCGAAAGCCTGGACCGGGCCCGGCGGCGTCTGGCGGCCGGTCGCGGCCGGATGGCCGATGCCCTCACCTCGCTTTTGGAGGGCCTTGGCCGGGGGGCGCGCGCGGCGCGGGTGGCGGTGGAGCGCCATGGCCGCATTGCGCTGTTGCCCCCGGCCGAGGTCCTGTGCCTGGAGGCCGACGACAAAGGCATCACCGCGTTGACCGTTCAAGGGCGTTACCCCTGCCACGGGCTGCCGACGCTCACCCGGGCCGAGGAGCGCCTGGCCGGGCTGCCTTTTTTCCGGGCCAATAGGGCGGTCATGGTCAATCTGGAGCGCATTGCCGAGCTTTCGCCCTGGGTCGGCGGCAAATACCTCATCGTGCTCGACGATGCGGACCGCACCGAAGTCACGGTCAGCCGCAACCGGGTGCGGGAGTTCAAGGAACGGTTGGGATTGTAG
- a CDS encoding ComEC/Rec2 family competence protein, producing the protein MELSAKRRKPKDPPRVPPLLPWQPCLLAYGAGIVAAHFFPAACVALLLLLAFPRPAKGRPSVAALVGAWGLGLVVGLIALPSIPRNMPPCLTSDAPLAVSGRVMAVAANPEARLSVTLEDVRLSGPDCKDAPLPGRLALTIDRPAFRPIPGDTLAVTARVRPTRGFQNPGATDYAFSRRLEDIFFRAYARGDKGAPVRRITPSRDLPARWREALRRRVMASLVPPEGADPAARAGRAMVAALVFGDRSGLTEADVDLVRRASLAHTLALSGMHVGFVAALGAGLATLLGRLWPRIYLSIPRPHLIVLFAGPPVAAYCWLGGLTPSLARAALMFAAFGLMLLLRRDRALLDGLFLALAAILVVAPLAAFDPRLQLSALAVAGIGVFWPLFTRFSRHVPFKGPAMTVFLWIGGTLWVSLCAEAAVMPLIARLYGDLTPNPWINLLWLPVLGGVAMPLALAGLAASVIPGLMGLGAGLLGAAAACCEGLMRLLAVANAHGLLLSSAVLRPGWVETIGCLGLLAALAMVVSGGRRPMAAMAASLVLLLFPTVWRSLSDMRELVRITVLDVGQGQSVALELPGGKRLLVDAGGLFGNFDVGRAVIGAYLTDGRPPRLTAALASHPHRDHIKGFISLLDRFAVGKYYDNGGTPEGNLAAPIGDALARRHIPHAALAAGDALDLGDGLRLAVLHPGPDDDRDGNNGSLILRLTWNGHGLAVIPGDAERGVLRRLAASGEALDAAVLVLPHHGSVTSLTKRFLTAVSPHVAIASCGEGGRYPANKVAATLKRLGCAVYATNRDGAVTVGFDAPDGTPRVATAGERKQ; encoded by the coding sequence ATGGAGCTTAGCGCCAAACGCCGAAAACCCAAAGACCCGCCGCGCGTGCCGCCGCTTCTGCCCTGGCAGCCGTGCCTGCTGGCCTATGGCGCGGGCATTGTGGCCGCGCATTTTTTCCCGGCCGCCTGCGTCGCGCTGCTGTTGCTGCTGGCCTTTCCCCGGCCGGCCAAAGGTCGCCCTTCCGTGGCCGCGCTTGTGGGCGCATGGGGCCTGGGGCTTGTGGTCGGCCTTATCGCCCTGCCGAGCATCCCCCGAAACATGCCGCCCTGCCTGACGTCCGACGCGCCCCTGGCCGTCAGCGGACGCGTGATGGCGGTCGCGGCCAATCCCGAGGCGCGCCTGTCCGTGACCCTGGAGGACGTCCGCCTGTCCGGCCCGGATTGCAAAGACGCCCCGCTTCCCGGCCGGCTGGCCCTGACCATCGACCGACCGGCCTTCCGGCCCATCCCCGGCGATACGCTTGCGGTCACGGCCCGGGTGCGGCCGACCCGGGGATTTCAAAATCCCGGCGCCACCGATTACGCCTTTTCCCGGCGGCTGGAGGACATCTTTTTCCGGGCTTATGCCCGGGGCGACAAGGGCGCGCCGGTGCGACGCATCACGCCAAGCCGCGACCTCCCGGCCCGCTGGCGTGAAGCCTTGCGCCGACGCGTCATGGCCAGTCTGGTCCCGCCGGAAGGCGCCGACCCGGCCGCGCGGGCCGGCCGGGCCATGGTGGCGGCCCTTGTCTTTGGCGACCGCTCGGGACTGACGGAAGCCGACGTCGATCTGGTGCGCCGGGCCTCGCTGGCCCACACGCTGGCCCTTTCCGGCATGCATGTGGGTTTTGTCGCCGCCTTGGGCGCAGGGCTAGCCACGCTGCTTGGCCGGTTATGGCCGCGTATCTACCTTTCCATCCCCAGGCCCCACCTGATCGTGCTTTTCGCCGGCCCGCCGGTCGCGGCCTACTGCTGGCTGGGCGGGCTGACGCCGTCGCTTGCCCGGGCGGCGCTCATGTTCGCCGCGTTCGGGCTCATGCTGCTGCTGCGCCGCGACAGGGCCCTTCTGGACGGGCTTTTTCTGGCCCTGGCCGCGATCCTTGTCGTCGCACCCCTGGCCGCCTTCGATCCCCGGTTGCAGCTTTCGGCCCTGGCCGTGGCCGGCATCGGCGTATTCTGGCCCCTTTTTACCCGATTTTCGCGCCATGTGCCGTTTAAGGGACCGGCCATGACCGTCTTCTTGTGGATCGGGGGCACGCTTTGGGTGAGCCTTTGCGCCGAAGCCGCGGTCATGCCGCTTATCGCCCGGCTGTACGGCGACCTGACGCCCAATCCCTGGATCAACCTGCTGTGGCTGCCGGTACTTGGCGGCGTGGCCATGCCACTGGCCCTGGCCGGGCTGGCCGCATCGGTCATCCCGGGGCTGATGGGCCTCGGCGCGGGGCTCCTCGGCGCGGCGGCGGCCTGCTGCGAAGGACTTATGCGCCTGCTGGCAGTGGCAAACGCCCACGGCCTGCTCCTCTCCTCGGCCGTACTGCGGCCGGGCTGGGTCGAGACCATCGGCTGCCTGGGGCTCCTGGCCGCCCTGGCCATGGTCGTCTCCGGCGGCCGACGGCCCATGGCCGCCATGGCGGCAAGCCTCGTCCTGCTGCTCTTCCCCACGGTCTGGCGCTCGCTTTCCGACATGCGGGAGCTCGTACGCATCACGGTCCTCGACGTCGGCCAGGGCCAGTCCGTGGCCCTCGAACTGCCGGGCGGCAAGCGGTTGCTGGTGGATGCGGGCGGACTCTTCGGCAACTTCGACGTGGGCCGGGCCGTGATCGGAGCGTACCTGACCGACGGCCGGCCGCCGCGGCTTACGGCCGCCTTGGCCAGCCATCCACACCGCGACCACATCAAGGGGTTCATTTCCCTGCTCGACCGCTTTGCCGTCGGGAAATACTACGACAACGGCGGCACGCCCGAGGGGAATCTGGCCGCGCCGATAGGGGACGCCCTGGCCAGACGACACATCCCCCACGCGGCCCTGGCCGCCGGCGACGCCCTCGACCTTGGCGACGGACTGCGCCTTGCCGTGCTCCACCCGGGTCCGGACGACGATCGCGACGGCAACAACGGCTCGCTCATCCTGCGGCTGACCTGGAACGGCCATGGGCTGGCCGTCATTCCCGGCGACGCCGAACGCGGGGTGTTGCGCCGGCTGGCCGCATCCGGGGAAGCGCTTGACGCCGCCGTGCTCGTCCTGCCGCACCACGGCTCCGTGACCAGCCTGACCAAGCGCTTCCTCACGGCCGTCTCGCCGCATGTCGCCATCGCCAGTTGCGGCGAAGGCGGACGCTATCCGGCCAATAAGGTCGCGGCCACCCTGAAGCGCCTGGGCTGCGCTGTCTACGCCACCAACCGCGACGGGGCCGTCACCGTGGGCTTCGACGCGCCGGACGGCACACCGCGCGTCGCGACGGCCGGCGAACGGAAACAATGA
- a CDS encoding molybdopterin-dependent oxidoreductase: protein MIRLSVNGQPHELDVPDDMPLLWVLRDVLDITGPKFGCGAGHCWGCTVLVDGKARPSCGIKAKAASGTTVITIEGIADDHPVKAAWRAEQVPQCGYCQPGQILRAVALLEENPDPSDADIAKAMRRHLCRCGTYQRIHAAIRRAAAMRQGQAAQRPAASRRPADADGPGTYVLNPFVSLDADGTVTVQAKHLEMGQGTHTGLATLVAEEMGARWDAVRCVGAPADERVFNNLLFGPMQGTGGSTAMANAFMQYRRAGAEAREMLRQAAAQLWDTDAGALRLANGEVVDTASGRRAGFGELAARAATIAPPDDPSLTAPEAFRYIGASEPLERLDVADKVSGMARFALDVRLPGMRRAVVARPPRFGGKVASFDPGPALAVAGVTDVVEIPSGVAVVAENTWAALRGRDALRVAWDDAGAETRGTEQLRQKYGELLETPGVVVRDDGDAAAALAEATQRLSAVYEAPYLAHAPLEPLNCVVRLTDGACEIFAGDQFQTVDQENAAAAAGLADKRAVTIHTLYAGGSFGRRANPGSDYIVEAVAVARAIGGERPVQLLWDRGDDLRGGRYRPMMLHRVEAGLDGQGNLRAWKHRIVGQSINTNTPFEGALIKDGVDITSVEGVSDMAYAIPNLAVELHTTTVGVPVLWWRSVGHSHTAFAVESFLDEVAQAAGRDPVAFRRELLAGDARRLAVLDAAVAAAGWEAPLEAGHGRGVAVHRSFETYVAHVAEVAAEADGGFAVTRVTCAVDCGLVINPDVVRAQMEGGVAFGLSAALGEAVPLENGGVPLGNFDRYPVLRFDRMPRVDVVIVNSGAEPTGVGEPGVAPLAAAVANAVFAATGRRLRRLPFTGQQP from the coding sequence ATGATCAGACTTAGCGTCAATGGCCAGCCGCATGAGCTGGACGTTCCGGACGACATGCCCCTTTTGTGGGTGTTGCGCGACGTTTTGGACATCACGGGGCCGAAGTTCGGCTGCGGCGCCGGGCACTGCTGGGGCTGCACCGTGCTCGTCGACGGCAAGGCCCGCCCGTCCTGCGGCATAAAGGCCAAGGCCGCATCCGGCACAACCGTCATCACCATCGAAGGCATCGCCGACGACCATCCGGTCAAAGCGGCCTGGCGGGCCGAGCAGGTGCCCCAGTGCGGTTATTGCCAGCCGGGCCAGATCCTGCGGGCCGTGGCCCTGCTTGAGGAAAATCCCGATCCCTCCGATGCGGACATCGCCAAGGCCATGCGGCGGCATCTGTGCCGTTGCGGCACCTACCAGCGCATTCATGCGGCGATCCGCCGCGCCGCCGCCATGCGACAAGGGCAGGCCGCGCAGCGTCCCGCCGCCTCCCGCCGTCCGGCCGATGCCGACGGCCCGGGAACGTATGTCCTCAATCCCTTTGTCAGCCTCGATGCCGACGGCACGGTCACGGTCCAGGCCAAACACCTGGAGATGGGCCAGGGGACGCATACCGGGCTGGCCACGTTGGTGGCGGAGGAAATGGGCGCGCGGTGGGACGCCGTGCGCTGCGTGGGCGCACCGGCCGACGAGCGGGTCTTCAACAATCTGCTTTTCGGCCCCATGCAGGGAACGGGCGGCAGCACGGCCATGGCCAATGCCTTTATGCAATATCGGCGGGCCGGGGCCGAGGCCCGTGAGATGCTGCGACAGGCCGCCGCGCAACTGTGGGACACGGATGCCGGGGCGTTGCGCCTTGCAAACGGCGAGGTCGTCGACACGGCCTCCGGGCGTCGGGCCGGGTTCGGGGAACTGGCCGCGCGCGCCGCGACAATCGCCCCTCCTGACGACCCGTCCCTGACCGCTCCGGAAGCTTTCCGCTATATCGGCGCAAGCGAGCCCCTGGAACGGCTGGATGTGGCGGACAAGGTGTCCGGCATGGCCCGTTTCGCCCTGGACGTGCGCCTGCCCGGCATGCGTCGGGCCGTGGTGGCCCGTCCGCCGCGCTTCGGGGGCAAGGTCGCCTCGTTCGATCCCGGACCGGCCCTGGCTGTTGCCGGCGTGACCGACGTGGTGGAGATTCCCTCGGGCGTGGCCGTGGTGGCCGAGAACACCTGGGCGGCGCTTCGCGGCCGGGACGCCTTGCGGGTCGCCTGGGACGACGCCGGGGCGGAAACGCGCGGCACGGAGCAGTTGCGCCAGAAGTATGGCGAGCTTCTGGAAACGCCCGGCGTCGTGGTGCGTGACGACGGCGACGCGGCGGCGGCGCTTGCTGAGGCGACGCAACGGCTTTCGGCGGTCTACGAAGCGCCTTACCTTGCCCATGCGCCCCTTGAGCCGCTCAACTGCGTGGTGCGGCTGACCGACGGCGCCTGCGAGATCTTCGCCGGCGACCAGTTCCAGACCGTGGACCAGGAAAACGCCGCTGCCGCGGCCGGGCTTGCGGACAAGCGGGCCGTGACCATCCACACCCTGTACGCGGGAGGCAGCTTTGGCCGCCGGGCCAACCCGGGGTCGGATTACATTGTCGAAGCGGTCGCCGTGGCCAGGGCCATTGGCGGCGAAAGACCCGTCCAGTTGTTGTGGGATCGCGGCGACGACCTGCGCGGCGGGCGCTACCGCCCGATGATGCTGCACCGCGTCGAGGCGGGCCTGGACGGGCAGGGGAATCTTCGCGCCTGGAAGCACCGTATCGTCGGGCAGTCGATCAATACGAACACGCCCTTCGAGGGGGCGCTGATCAAGGACGGCGTGGACATCACCTCGGTGGAGGGCGTTTCGGACATGGCCTACGCCATCCCGAATCTGGCCGTGGAGCTGCATACGACCACGGTCGGCGTGCCGGTCCTGTGGTGGCGCTCGGTGGGGCATTCCCATACCGCCTTTGCCGTGGAATCCTTTCTCGACGAGGTCGCCCAGGCAGCCGGGCGCGACCCGGTGGCCTTTCGCCGGGAGCTTCTGGCCGGGGATGCGCGCCGGCTGGCGGTGCTGGACGCGGCCGTGGCGGCCGCCGGCTGGGAAGCGCCGCTGGAAGCGGGACATGGACGCGGCGTTGCCGTGCACAGGTCCTTCGAGACGTACGTGGCCCATGTGGCCGAGGTGGCGGCCGAGGCGGACGGCGGATTTGCCGTGACGCGGGTGACCTGCGCCGTGGACTGCGGCCTGGTGATCAATCCGGACGTGGTGCGGGCCCAGATGGAGGGCGGCGTGGCCTTCGGGCTTTCGGCGGCTCTGGGCGAAGCGGTGCCGCTTGAAAACGGGGGCGTGCCTCTCGGCAATTTCGACCGCTATCCCGTGCTGCGGTTTGACCGCATGCCCCGGGTGGATGTGGTCATCGTCAATTCCGGAGCCGAACCGACCGGGGTCGGCGAGCCGGGCGTCGCGCCCCTGGCCGCTGCCGTGGCCAACGCCGTGTTCGCGGCCACGGGGCGGCGTCTGCGCCGGCTGCCGTTTACGGGCCAACAGCCGTAA
- a CDS encoding DJ-1/PfpI family protein produces MAVKKILMLVGDYVEDYEVMVPFQMLLMVGHDVHAVCPGKKSGEQVRTAIHDFEGDQTYSEKPGHNFTLNANFDAVDPAAYDALVVPGGRAPEYIRLNPRVIEIVKHFGATKKPIAAICHGPQLLAAAGVVAGCSLMAYPSVQPEIELAGGTYVSPNETFTSAVVSNNLVTSPAWPAHPEWIRKFLEMLGTKIEP; encoded by the coding sequence ATGGCCGTAAAGAAAATTTTGATGCTTGTCGGCGACTATGTCGAGGACTACGAAGTCATGGTCCCCTTCCAGATGTTGCTGATGGTCGGCCATGACGTGCATGCCGTGTGCCCGGGCAAAAAATCCGGCGAACAGGTGCGCACCGCGATCCACGATTTCGAAGGCGACCAGACCTACAGCGAAAAGCCCGGCCACAACTTCACCCTGAACGCCAATTTCGATGCTGTGGACCCGGCCGCCTACGACGCCCTGGTCGTGCCCGGCGGGCGCGCCCCGGAATACATCCGGCTCAATCCCCGCGTCATCGAGATCGTCAAACACTTCGGCGCGACCAAAAAGCCCATCGCCGCCATCTGCCACGGCCCGCAACTGCTGGCGGCCGCCGGGGTGGTGGCCGGCTGCTCCCTCATGGCCTACCCGTCCGTGCAGCCCGAAATCGAACTTGCCGGCGGCACCTACGTCAGCCCCAACGAAACCTTCACCAGCGCCGTGGTCAGCAATAATTTGGTGACCAGCCCGGCCTGGCCGGCCCATCCGGAATGGATTCGCAAATTTCTGGAAATGCTCGGCACCAAGATCGAACCCTAG